The DNA window GTGACCTCACAGAGATCATTGTGGGCACCTGTGCATCTGACCTTGAGAGGATGGATCTTATTGGAAACTGCATCCTTTCAGACACGATAGGTGCAACGATACACGTCTGTGCCTATGCATTTGCAGATATAGCCGAGAACTATGGCATGAGGCCTGTGGATCTCATGAGGGAGGTGCGGGAGACCACCGAGGTCCCCCTGGACCTTGACCACTTTGGAAGATACGGCCCCATGAGGTTCCCCAGATCAATAACCGGCTGTGGAGGTCAGTGTTACCTAGAGGGGCCCCCATTTGAGGGCTGTCCCCGGGAAAGGATACATTCAAGACTCCTTGAAAAGGAAAAGGAGGGCCTACCTGACAGGGATGAATGGGTTGAACTTGCATCCTCTGTTGCGGTTAACCTTACACCTGTTCAGGGGGCTGAAACCCATGCAGCACCACTTGATGAGGCAAGCGAGGTCCTTGAACTTGCAAGGAAGCATGGTAAGGGTGTTGAGGCCATAATGTTCGTTGGAGACGGATACGATGACCTCATATCTGGCTTTGAGGCAGGACTTGATATGGGGGTCGATGTGTTCGTACTTGAGGGCGGCCCCTTCAACCTTGCATCTGACAGACTTGACGCCTTTGCAGGGGCGGTTGCAGCAGCAAGAATACTCACACCAGGTAGAATCGTTGCAACCAACGGTGCATATGAGGATGAGTGCCGTATAGGGCTAAGGGCAGGGCTGAATGCCATAATAACAGGTTTTCCAAAGAACCACCATGGTTACATGTGCGGTTACAGTCCCGGCTCAGCAAGAAGGGGCAGGTTTGGCCTCCCAAGGGTCATGAAGATAATGAGGGAGGAGGTTGAGGCTGCTCTAACACCCGTGCCAGTACAGAAGCCCCAGCTTGAGGCCCTTGCAGCTGCAGTGAAGGCTTCAGGAAGAGAAAATGTTTATCCAGAAACCATAGGGTATACATATGTGGGTGATGCCCACTGGGCATGCCTCCCCTCAACTCCGCTCTATGAGCGGGTGAATATAAAGAGGGACGTGGATATGCTTGCTGAGATGACCAGAAACGGTGAAATACATGGAACAGTGGCAATCTTCGGTGCAAGATTCGTATCATGGGTGATTGCAAAGAAACTTGATGGAATGGTGGATGAATTCGTACTTGTGGACAGTGACCCCTGGGTTGAATGGGTTAGCGTGGATAACCTCAGATCAGAAATTAAAACAGAGGTTCGCTGTGGAGGTTCCAGTGACGCGGATGCGTACAGGGATTCTGATTCAGCCATAGTGTCCACAACCATCCCGGAGATCGCTGCAAAAATTTCCGGGAAATTCAGAGACGCTGTGACACTTGTATGAACATCATCTAACGGTTTAATGGGGAGATGGCGGTATTAAAAATAATAAAAATTTTAACCACATATATAAAATTTTCGAAATTGTTTCATAAGTAACCTTTATACTTGCCACTCCTAAACCATATACCAAGTACAATTATAAGTACAACCCAAGCAAGGAGGAAACTCTATGGCTGAAGATGACATAAAAATTGTGATGTTCTGTTGTAACTGGTGTTCCTACGGTGGAGCGGACACTGCGGGAACAGCGAGGATGCAGTACCCTACAAACATTAGGGTTATCCGTGTGATGTGCTCAGGAAGGATAGAGCCACAGTTTGTTCTCAAGGCATTCAGGGAAGGCGCTGACGGTGTCCTCGTAACAGGATGCCACCACGGTGACTGCCACTACGACGCAGGAAACTACAAGCTAGACAGGAGAATGAGGCTGATCTACAAACTGGCAGATGAGCTTGGAATTGGCAGGGAAAGGATCCACCACGACTGGATATCCGCATCAGAGGGTGAAAAATTCGCCGAAACCGTCAAGATGATGGTTGACAGGATAAGGGCCCTTGGTCCATCACCAATCAAAAAACAGCTAGCTGAAGCATAAGGAGGATGTTAAATGGCTGAAAAGGCAAAAATAGGAACAATGTGGCTTGGAGGATGCTCCGGGTGCCACCTGTCCATTGCAGACTTACACGAAGCACTTCTGGATGTCATGGAACTTGCTGACTTTGAATTCAGCCCTGTTTTAATGGACACAAAATACGATGAAATTCCTGAACTCGATGTTGTTATCATCGAGGGTGGAATCGTAAACGATGAGAACAGGGAATTCGCAGAGGAGCTCAGGGAAAAGGCCAAATTTGTCATAAGTTACGGTACATGTGCTGTATACGGCGGCATACCCGGCCTCAGAAACCTCTGGGACAAGGAGGAGGTCATAGAGGAAGCCTACATCAACTCCATATCAACACCAAACGAAGAGGGTGTCATACCATCCGAAGAGGTACCACACCTTGAGGGAAGGGTTAAGCCACTTGGTGAAGTCATAGACGTTGACTTTGAAGTTCCAGGATGCCCACCAAGATCCGATGTTGTCGCCGAGGTTGTTCTTGCACTCCTCAAGGGCGAAGAAATAGAACTGCCGAGCACAAACCTCTGTGAGGTCTGCCCAAGGGAAAAACCACCAGAGGGCCTTGCAATGGACTTCATAAAGAGGCAGTTCGAGGTTGGTAAACCAGAGGATGACCTCTGTCTCATACCACAGGGACTCATCTGCATGGGCCCAGCAACCATATCAATCTGTGGTGCAGAGTGCCCGAGCATAGCCATACCATGCCGTGGCTGCTACGGTCCAACAGCACGTGTAGAGGACCAGGGTGCCAAAATGATAAGTGCTATAGCCTCTGACTACAAGGTCGAGGAGGACAAGACCGTCGACCCAGAGGAAGTGGCTGAACAGCTGGATGACATTGTTGGAACATTCTACACATTCACACTTCCAGCAGCACTCATACCAATGAAAATAAAGAAGGAGGGTAAATAGATGGTTAAACTCACAATGGAACCTGTGACCCGTATTGAAGGTCACGCCAAGATTACCGTACACCTCGATGATGCAGGTAATGTTGAGGACACAAGGCTCCATGTTATGGAATTCCGTGGATTCGAGAAATTCCTCCAGGGAAGACCCATAGAGGAAGCCCCAAGGATAGTTCCAAGGATCTGCGGTATCTGTGACGTGCAGCACCACCTGGCAGCCGCAAAGGCTGTTGACGCCTGCTTTGGATTCGAACCTGATGATGTCCTTCCTGCAGCCTACAGGATGAGGGAGATCATGAACTGGGGCTCATACATGCACTCACATGCCCTGCACTTCTACTTCCTTGCAGCCCCTGACTTCATAGCAGGTAAGGACAGGAAGACAAGGAACGTCTTCCAGATAATAAAGGACGCACCTGATGTTGCTCTTCAGGCCATAGAGTTACGTAAAAATGCTCTGGAAATCGTCAGGGCCATAGGTGGAAGGCCAATTCACCCAACCTCCTCAACACCAGGGGGTATATCAACAGAACTGGACGATGAAACACAGAAGGACCTCCTTCAGAAGGCCCAGAGGAACGTTGAACTTGCAGAGGCCACCCTTGAACTTGCAGTTCCAATATTCGAGGAGAACATTGACCTCGTGAACTCACTGGGTAACATCGAGACATACCACACAGGTCTTGTTAAGGACGGTGTATGGGACGTCTACGATGGTATAGTGAGGATAAAGGACAAGGAAGGAAACATGTTCAGGGAGTTCAAACCAGCAGACTACGCTGACACCATCGCTGAACACGTTAAACCATACTCCTGGCTCAAATTCCCATACATAAAGGACCTGGGCTACCCTGATGGTGTCTACCGTGTCTCACCGCTCTCAAGGCTCAACGTGGCAGACAAGATGCCTGATGCAGCTCCAAAGGCACAGGAACACTTCAAGGAGTTCCAGGACAACTTTGGATACGCACAGCAGACACTGCTCTACCACTGGGCAAGGCTCATAGAACTCCTCGCATGTGCTGAATGCGCAGTCGATGCACTTGAAGGAGACCTATCAGGAGAAAAATTCCCTGATTCCCTTGAAAGGCAGGCAGGCGACGGTGTGGGTATAGTTGAGGCACCAAGGGGAACACTCACACACCACTACACATGTGATGAGAACGGCCTCATAACCAAGGCAAACATCGTTGTTGCAACAATTCAGAACAACCCTGCCATGGAGATGGGTATCCAGAAGGTTGCCCAGGACTACATCAAACCTGGTGTTGAAGTGGATGATAAGATATTCAACCTCATGGAGATGGTCATAAGGGCATACGACCCATGTCTCTCCTGCGCAACACACACCATTGACAGTCAGATGAGACTTGCCACCTTGGAAGTATACGACAGTGAAGGCGACCTTGTAAAAAGGATCTAATTTCACCCGGGTAAAGGTGGTAAAATGATAGTTGTCAATAAAGAGGACTGCATAAGGTGTGGTGCCTGCCAGGGGACCTGCCCTACCGCAGCCATTGAGGTAACACCGGAGGATGTTATCTACTGTGACATCTGCGGCGGGGAACCCAAGTGTGTCGATGCCTGCCCAACTGGCGCCCTCAAAATTGAGGACCTGGTGGTTGATGAGGCAGGTAACACGCAGGGCAGGATAGTTTTCAACCCTGATAAGTGCAATGAGTGCGGGGACTGTGTGGAGGTCTGCCCTCCACAGATCCTCAAACTCGACGGTGGCAAGGTCAAGAAGATTCCGCTTCAGGGCTTCTGTGTCATGTGCCAGAAGTGCGTTGACATCTGCCCTGTGGGTGTCATAGGCGTTGAGGGCATCAAGGAACCAGCAAAGGTTGAACTGGAAATCGAAGGACCCATATTCATTGCTGACTGCGTCGGCTGTGGAATGTGTGTCCCTGAATGCCCTGTGGATGCCATAACCCTTGAAAAGGTGGGCGGAGTTATAGAGATCGATGAGGACACCTGCATAAAGTGTGGTGTCTGTGCACAGACCTGCCCATGGAACGCCGTCTACATCTCAGGCAAAAAACCAGAGAAGAGGGCCAAGGAAATCAAGAAGTTCGAGCTGGATGAAGAGGCATGTATAGGCTGCAACACCTGTGTGGAGGCATGCCCCGGTGACTTCATAGTTCCAAAGTCATCAAACCTTACAGTTGAACTTCCAGCCATCTGTACAGCTTGCGGACTATGTGAACAGCTCTGTCCAGTGGATGCCATAGACCTTGAGGTGGAACTCGGACCCGCCAAACCTGCAAGTGAAGAGGGCCTTGTCTGGGATGAAGGAAAATGTGACTTCATCGGTGCATGTGCCAACATCTGCCCCAACGATGCAATAAGGGTTGTAACGAAGGAGGGCATGAAGCTCCCTGACAATGAGAAGGTGGATGAGGAGCCATCATTTGCCATGTGTACACGCTGCGGTGCATGTACCATGGCATGTCCAAAGGGCGCCCTCAGCCTTGTGGATATGGACAAGGTCATTGATGGTGAGGTTGTCAAGAGGAAGAGGATCCAGTACAACCCTGCCCTCTGTGACCAGTGCGGTGACTGTATAGAGGCCTG is part of the Methanothermobacter sp. K4 genome and encodes:
- the hmdC gene encoding 5,10-methenyltetrahydromethanopterin hydrogenase cofactor biosynthesis protein HmdC, which encodes MHDIIREAVDNPETAWEIMKMDRDITAVVDAISDLSREDKIKLGATFKRFPLGCDLTEIIVGTCASDLERMDLIGNCILSDTIGATIHVCAYAFADIAENYGMRPVDLMREVRETTEVPLDLDHFGRYGPMRFPRSITGCGGQCYLEGPPFEGCPRERIHSRLLEKEKEGLPDRDEWVELASSVAVNLTPVQGAETHAAPLDEASEVLELARKHGKGVEAIMFVGDGYDDLISGFEAGLDMGVDVFVLEGGPFNLASDRLDAFAGAVAAARILTPGRIVATNGAYEDECRIGLRAGLNAIITGFPKNHHGYMCGYSPGSARRGRFGLPRVMKIMREEVEAALTPVPVQKPQLEALAAAVKASGRENVYPETIGYTYVGDAHWACLPSTPLYERVNIKRDVDMLAEMTRNGEIHGTVAIFGARFVSWVIAKKLDGMVDEFVLVDSDPWVEWVSVDNLRSEIKTEVRCGGSSDADAYRDSDSAIVSTTIPEIAAKISGKFRDAVTLV
- a CDS encoding hydrogenase iron-sulfur subunit; translation: MAEDDIKIVMFCCNWCSYGGADTAGTARMQYPTNIRVIRVMCSGRIEPQFVLKAFREGADGVLVTGCHHGDCHYDAGNYKLDRRMRLIYKLADELGIGRERIHHDWISASEGEKFAETVKMMVDRIRALGPSPIKKQLAEA
- the mvhG gene encoding F420-non-reducing hydrogenase subunit MvhG; translated protein: MAEKAKIGTMWLGGCSGCHLSIADLHEALLDVMELADFEFSPVLMDTKYDEIPELDVVIIEGGIVNDENREFAEELREKAKFVISYGTCAVYGGIPGLRNLWDKEEVIEEAYINSISTPNEEGVIPSEEVPHLEGRVKPLGEVIDVDFEVPGCPPRSDVVAEVVLALLKGEEIELPSTNLCEVCPREKPPEGLAMDFIKRQFEVGKPEDDLCLIPQGLICMGPATISICGAECPSIAIPCRGCYGPTARVEDQGAKMISAIASDYKVEEDKTVDPEEVAEQLDDIVGTFYTFTLPAALIPMKIKKEGK
- the mvhA gene encoding F420-non-reducing hydrogenase subunit MvhA, encoding MVKLTMEPVTRIEGHAKITVHLDDAGNVEDTRLHVMEFRGFEKFLQGRPIEEAPRIVPRICGICDVQHHLAAAKAVDACFGFEPDDVLPAAYRMREIMNWGSYMHSHALHFYFLAAPDFIAGKDRKTRNVFQIIKDAPDVALQAIELRKNALEIVRAIGGRPIHPTSSTPGGISTELDDETQKDLLQKAQRNVELAEATLELAVPIFEENIDLVNSLGNIETYHTGLVKDGVWDVYDGIVRIKDKEGNMFREFKPADYADTIAEHVKPYSWLKFPYIKDLGYPDGVYRVSPLSRLNVADKMPDAAPKAQEHFKEFQDNFGYAQQTLLYHWARLIELLACAECAVDALEGDLSGEKFPDSLERQAGDGVGIVEAPRGTLTHHYTCDENGLITKANIVVATIQNNPAMEMGIQKVAQDYIKPGVEVDDKIFNLMEMVIRAYDPCLSCATHTIDSQMRLATLEVYDSEGDLVKRI
- the mvhB gene encoding polyferredoxin protein MvhB; the encoded protein is MIVVNKEDCIRCGACQGTCPTAAIEVTPEDVIYCDICGGEPKCVDACPTGALKIEDLVVDEAGNTQGRIVFNPDKCNECGDCVEVCPPQILKLDGGKVKKIPLQGFCVMCQKCVDICPVGVIGVEGIKEPAKVELEIEGPIFIADCVGCGMCVPECPVDAITLEKVGGVIEIDEDTCIKCGVCAQTCPWNAVYISGKKPEKRAKEIKKFELDEEACIGCNTCVEACPGDFIVPKSSNLTVELPAICTACGLCEQLCPVDAIDLEVELGPAKPASEEGLVWDEGKCDFIGACANICPNDAIRVVTKEGMKLPDNEKVDEEPSFAMCTRCGACTMACPKGALSLVDMDKVIDGEVVKRKRIQYNPALCDQCGDCIEACPYDMLKLTDEKVPLKGFCILCDQCIPACPKGALSLK